From Erwinia pyri, a single genomic window includes:
- a CDS encoding MarR family winged helix-turn-helix transcriptional regulator: MSEHPRLAEQLCYSIYSASLAIKRLYKPLLDEMGVTYPQYLVLNVLWEQGELMISQIAETLALETSTLTPLLKRLENEGFVCRKRSLEDERKVLITLTEKGELLEKTSLCLSETLLCRSGLEGDAVQQLNEKIIQLRNSIAEQEASEN; this comes from the coding sequence ATGTCTGAACACCCACGTCTGGCAGAGCAGTTGTGTTATTCCATCTATTCCGCCTCACTGGCGATTAAACGGCTCTACAAGCCGCTACTGGATGAGATGGGGGTAACCTATCCTCAATATCTGGTACTCAATGTGCTGTGGGAACAGGGCGAGCTGATGATAAGCCAGATTGCCGAAACGCTGGCGCTGGAAACCAGCACCCTGACGCCCTTACTGAAGAGACTGGAGAACGAAGGGTTCGTGTGCCGCAAACGCAGCCTGGAGGATGAACGTAAGGTCCTGATCACGTTGACAGAAAAGGGGGAACTGCTGGAGAAAACCTCCCTGTGCCTTTCCGAGACGCTGTTGTGCCGCTCAGGGCTTGAAGGGGATGCTGTGCAGCAGCTGAATGAAAAAATTATTCAGTTGCGTAACAGCATTGCTGAACAGGAAGCCAGCGAGAATTAA
- a CDS encoding secondary thiamine-phosphate synthase enzyme YjbQ yields the protein MWYQQTITLSPKSRGFHLVTDEIVDELRRFSDVQVGLLHLLLQHTSASLTLNENCDPTVRSDMEQHFLRAVPEKAPYEHDYEGADDMPAHIKSSMLGTSLLLPINRGHLVLGTWQGIWLGEHRIHGGSRKIVATLQGE from the coding sequence ATGTGGTATCAGCAGACAATTACCTTAAGCCCTAAATCCCGTGGATTTCATCTGGTGACGGATGAAATTGTCGATGAACTGCGGCGCTTCAGCGACGTGCAGGTTGGGCTGCTCCATTTGCTGCTGCAACACACCTCCGCCTCGCTGACGCTGAATGAAAATTGCGATCCCACCGTGCGTAGCGATATGGAACAGCATTTCCTGCGGGCTGTACCTGAAAAAGCGCCCTACGAACACGATTATGAAGGGGCGGATGATATGCCTGCACACATCAAATCGTCGATGTTAGGGACCTCGCTGCTGTTGCCGATCAACCGTGGGCATCTGGTTCTCGGGACGTGGCAGGGTATCTGGCTGGGAGAACACCGCATCCACGGCGGCTCCCGGAAAATTGTGGCCACGCTGCAGGGGGAATAA
- a CDS encoding amino acid aminotransferase, whose protein sequence is MFQNVDAYAGDPILSLMETFKQDTRPQKVNLSIGLYYDEQGEIPQLKAVAEAEARLNAGAHNASLYLPMDGLPPYRSAIAPLLFGEDHPMLKAGRIATIQTVGGSGALKVGADFLKTYFPGSEVYVSDPTWENHVAIFSGAGFQVKTYPWYDEESNGVKFEELVARLKTLPAQSIVLLHPCCHNPTGADLTNAQWDSVTEVLKGRNLIPFLDIAYQGFGGGMEEDAYAIRAIAAAGLPALVSNSFSKIFSLYGERVGGLSVVCDDAEEASRVLGQLKATVRRNYSSPPNFGAQVVSTVLNDTRLKADWLAEVEAMRVRILSMRQALVEALSAAMPDKNFDYLLKQRGMFSYTGLSAEQVDRLRNEFGIYLIASGRMCVAGLNSKNVHLVAEAFAAVM, encoded by the coding sequence GTGTTTCAAAACGTTGATGCCTATGCTGGCGATCCAATTCTCTCCCTGATGGAGACCTTCAAGCAGGATACGCGACCGCAAAAGGTGAACCTGAGCATCGGCTTATATTATGACGAGCAGGGCGAAATCCCCCAGCTGAAGGCGGTAGCAGAAGCGGAAGCGCGTCTGAATGCTGGCGCGCATAACGCGTCGCTTTATCTGCCGATGGATGGCCTGCCTCCTTACCGTAGCGCGATTGCCCCGCTGCTGTTTGGAGAGGATCATCCGATGCTGAAGGCGGGTCGTATCGCTACCATTCAGACCGTTGGCGGTTCCGGCGCGTTGAAAGTGGGTGCAGATTTCCTGAAAACTTACTTCCCGGGTTCTGAGGTCTATGTCAGCGATCCGACGTGGGAAAACCATGTGGCGATCTTCTCCGGTGCCGGGTTCCAGGTGAAAACCTACCCGTGGTACGACGAAGAGAGCAACGGCGTGAAGTTTGAAGAGCTGGTCGCCAGACTGAAAACGCTGCCTGCGCAGAGCATCGTGCTGCTCCATCCCTGCTGCCACAACCCCACCGGTGCGGACCTGACGAACGCCCAGTGGGATAGCGTTACCGAAGTACTGAAAGGGCGCAATCTGATCCCATTCCTGGACATCGCCTATCAGGGCTTTGGTGGCGGTATGGAAGAGGATGCTTACGCCATTCGCGCTATTGCGGCGGCGGGTCTGCCGGCGCTGGTCAGCAACTCCTTCTCTAAAATCTTCTCGCTCTATGGGGAGCGCGTCGGCGGACTGTCAGTGGTGTGTGATGATGCTGAAGAGGCATCCCGCGTGCTGGGTCAGCTCAAGGCAACGGTACGCCGCAACTACTCCAGCCCGCCAAACTTTGGTGCGCAGGTAGTGTCAACCGTGCTGAATGATACCAGGCTGAAGGCTGACTGGCTGGCTGAAGTGGAAGCGATGCGCGTGCGCATTCTCTCTATGCGCCAGGCGCTGGTAGAGGCGCTGAGTGCGGCTATGCCGGATAAAAACTTCGACTATCTGCTGAAGCAGCGCGGGATGTTCAGCTACACCGGCCTGAGCGCAGAGCAGGTAGATCGCCTGCGTAATGAGTTTGGCATCTACCTGATCGCCAGCGGCCGCATGTGCGTGGCTGGCCTGAACAGCAAAAACGTGCATCTGGTAGCCGAGGCGTTTGCCGCGGTGATGTAA
- a CDS encoding YitT family protein, producing the protein MDNVVHPAKIPHTLVEDALAILFGTLLVSFGVTLLKTAGALTGSTAGIAFLISYLTHTSFGLAFFIINLPFYWLALRRMGRAFTVKTFCAVGLVSLFTHLHPLFIHFSALDPFYATLFGNVIMGIGFIVLFRHKASLGGINILALWLQDRYGIRAGKLQMGVDTCVVLASLFVVSLPMLAASIAGAVILNLIIAMNHRPGRYDV; encoded by the coding sequence ATGGATAACGTCGTACACCCCGCTAAAATCCCCCATACGCTTGTTGAAGATGCGCTGGCCATTCTGTTTGGCACGCTTCTGGTCTCCTTTGGCGTCACGCTGTTGAAAACCGCGGGTGCGTTAACGGGTAGCACGGCCGGTATTGCCTTTCTGATCAGCTACCTGACGCACACCTCTTTCGGCCTGGCGTTCTTTATCATTAACCTGCCGTTTTACTGGCTCGCCCTTCGCCGCATGGGAAGGGCATTTACGGTGAAAACCTTCTGCGCAGTGGGGCTGGTGTCGCTGTTTACCCATCTGCATCCGCTTTTCATCCACTTTTCCGCGCTGGATCCCTTTTACGCCACACTGTTCGGTAACGTGATAATGGGAATTGGGTTTATAGTACTGTTCCGGCATAAAGCCAGCCTGGGCGGCATCAATATTCTGGCGTTATGGCTGCAGGATCGGTACGGTATTCGTGCCGGGAAGCTGCAAATGGGCGTGGATACCTGCGTGGTGCTCGCCTCACTGTTTGTGGTGTCACTGCCGATGCTGGCCGCTTCCATTGCGGGCGCGGTGATCCTTAATCTGATTATCGCCATGAACCATCGGCCCGGACGCTATGACGTCTGA
- a CDS encoding Lrp/AsnC family transcriptional regulator has translation MTQIDDYDLKILTLLETNGRLTNQELSDLVGLSASQCSRRRISLEQAGLILGYHARLSPDAVGLGMIGLIEVRLINHTSDYVESFHRMVAEHSAIVDAYKTTGDADYLLKVAVADLAGLSALISQLVAGHQSVSHVKTSVVLTRLKENGMMTSICAPV, from the coding sequence ATGACGCAGATTGATGATTACGACCTTAAGATACTGACTTTACTTGAAACTAACGGTCGTCTGACCAACCAGGAACTGAGCGATTTGGTGGGGCTCTCCGCTTCACAATGTTCACGCCGCCGCATCAGTCTTGAGCAGGCGGGCCTGATTCTGGGCTATCACGCGCGGCTCTCGCCTGACGCCGTTGGCCTGGGGATGATAGGGCTGATTGAGGTCCGTCTGATCAACCACACTTCCGATTACGTTGAAAGCTTTCACCGCATGGTTGCAGAGCACTCTGCGATTGTGGATGCCTATAAAACCACGGGCGATGCTGACTATTTACTGAAGGTGGCCGTGGCCGATCTCGCCGGGCTGAGCGCGTTAATCAGCCAACTGGTGGCGGGGCACCAGAGCGTCTCCCACGTGAAAACCTCCGTGGTGCTGACCCGCTTAAAAGAGAATGGCATGATGACCTCCATCTGCGCACCAGTTTAG
- the dnaB gene encoding replicative DNA helicase produces the protein MAGNKPTNKSGENREPRDRQMEGLKLPPHSLEAEQSVLGGLMLDNERWDNVSERVAALDFFSRPHRMIFSEMQRLLEQGKPIDLITLSESLETKSELNLVGGFAYLAELSKNTPSAANIGAYADIVRERAVVREMISVANEIADAGYDPQGRTSEDLLDLAESRVFQIAESRANKDTGPKSVDQILEATISRIESLYQTPHDGVTGVDTGYQDLNKKTAGLQRSDLIIVAARPAMGKTTFAMNLCENAAMLQDKPVLIFSLEMPGEQIMMRMLASLSRVDQTRIRTGQLDDEDWARISSTMGILLEKKNMFIDDSSGLTPTEVRSRARRIFREHGGLSLIMIDYLQLMRVPALSDNRTLEIAEISRSLKALAKELQVPVVALSQLNRSLEQRADKRPVNSDLRESGSIEQDADLIMFIYRDEVYHENSDQKGIAEIILGKQRNGPIGTVRLTFNGQWSRFDNYAGPQYDDD, from the coding sequence ATGGCAGGAAATAAACCCACCAACAAATCCGGTGAAAACCGTGAACCCCGCGACAGGCAGATGGAAGGGCTGAAGCTGCCTCCCCATTCGCTGGAAGCGGAACAGTCCGTGTTGGGCGGGTTGATGCTGGATAATGAGCGCTGGGACAACGTCTCTGAACGCGTCGCGGCGCTGGACTTCTTCAGCCGACCGCACCGGATGATCTTCAGCGAAATGCAGCGCCTGCTGGAGCAGGGCAAACCCATTGACCTGATCACGCTTTCCGAGTCGCTGGAAACCAAAAGCGAGCTTAACCTGGTAGGCGGCTTTGCCTATCTGGCTGAGCTCTCTAAAAACACGCCGAGTGCGGCAAACATCGGCGCTTATGCCGATATCGTGCGTGAGCGTGCAGTTGTGCGTGAAATGATCTCCGTCGCTAATGAAATTGCCGATGCGGGCTACGATCCGCAGGGGCGCACCAGCGAGGATCTGCTTGATCTGGCGGAATCGCGCGTATTCCAGATTGCAGAAAGCAGGGCGAACAAAGACACCGGACCGAAAAGCGTCGATCAAATTCTGGAGGCAACGATCTCCAGGATCGAATCGCTCTATCAGACGCCGCATGATGGTGTGACCGGCGTGGATACCGGCTACCAGGATCTCAATAAAAAGACCGCCGGTTTGCAGCGTTCGGATCTGATCATCGTCGCGGCCCGTCCGGCAATGGGTAAAACCACCTTCGCCATGAACCTGTGCGAAAACGCCGCCATGCTGCAGGACAAACCGGTCCTGATTTTCAGCCTTGAGATGCCAGGCGAACAGATCATGATGCGTATGCTGGCCTCGCTTTCGCGCGTGGATCAGACCCGTATTCGTACCGGCCAGCTGGATGATGAGGACTGGGCGCGTATCTCCAGCACCATGGGCATCCTGCTGGAGAAAAAGAACATGTTTATCGATGACTCCTCCGGCCTGACGCCGACAGAGGTGCGCTCCCGCGCGCGGCGCATCTTCCGCGAGCATGGCGGTCTGAGCCTGATCATGATCGACTACCTGCAACTGATGCGCGTGCCTGCGCTGTCTGATAACCGTACGCTGGAAATCGCCGAGATCTCCCGCTCCCTTAAGGCGCTGGCAAAAGAGTTACAGGTACCGGTAGTGGCCTTGTCGCAGCTGAACCGCTCGCTGGAGCAGCGTGCCGATAAGCGCCCGGTTAACTCCGACCTGCGTGAATCTGGCTCTATCGAGCAGGATGCTGACCTGATTATGTTTATCTACCGTGATGAGGTTTATCACGAAAACAGCGATCAAAAAGGGATTGCGGAAATCATTCTCGGCAAGCAGCGTAACGGCCCCATTGGCACCGTGCGTCTGACCTTTAACGGGCAATGGTCGCGGTTTGATAACTACGCAGGCCCGCAGTACGACGACGATTAA
- a CDS encoding quinone oxidoreductase: MAKRIQISQHGGPEVMQLIETAMPEPAAGEVVVEHKAIGINYIDTYVRSGLYPASLPCGLGTEAAGVVHSVGEGVTAVKPGDRVVYAQSALGAYSDFHAVHVDKLALLPDNISYEQAAASFLKGLTVHYLLRQTYVVQPDEIFLFQAAAGGVGLIACQWAKALGAHLIGTVGSAEKAQRAKEAGAWATINYREEDIARRVAELTDGKKVRVVYDSVGKDTWEASLDSLQRRGLMVSFGNSSGPVSGVNLAILNQKGSLYVTRPSLNGYITTRDALTLASNELFSLIGSGAIKVDVPEQQKFALEDAQQAHKTLEGRGTQGSSLLIP, from the coding sequence ATGGCAAAACGTATACAAATCAGCCAGCATGGCGGCCCGGAAGTGATGCAGCTGATTGAGACAGCAATGCCTGAGCCAGCGGCTGGCGAGGTGGTGGTTGAGCACAAAGCGATCGGCATTAATTATATTGATACCTACGTGCGCAGCGGGCTCTATCCCGCCTCGCTGCCTTGCGGACTGGGCACTGAGGCCGCTGGCGTGGTGCACAGCGTGGGCGAAGGCGTGACGGCAGTAAAGCCTGGCGATCGCGTGGTGTATGCACAGTCCGCTTTAGGCGCTTACAGCGATTTTCACGCTGTACATGTTGATAAGCTGGCTCTGTTGCCAGATAACATCTCTTACGAGCAGGCTGCCGCCTCCTTTCTTAAAGGTCTGACGGTTCACTACTTACTGCGCCAGACCTATGTCGTGCAGCCGGATGAAATCTTCCTGTTTCAGGCAGCCGCGGGCGGCGTAGGCCTGATCGCCTGTCAGTGGGCAAAAGCGCTGGGCGCGCATTTGATTGGCACCGTGGGTTCTGCAGAAAAAGCACAGCGTGCGAAGGAGGCGGGCGCCTGGGCCACCATCAATTATCGTGAAGAAGATATCGCCAGACGCGTTGCCGAGCTGACTGACGGCAAGAAAGTCCGCGTGGTATATGATTCGGTCGGCAAAGATACCTGGGAAGCTTCGCTGGACTCTCTGCAACGTCGCGGGCTGATGGTCAGCTTTGGTAACTCTTCCGGTCCGGTCAGCGGCGTCAATCTGGCGATCCTCAACCAGAAAGGGTCACTATATGTTACCCGCCCTTCACTAAACGGCTATATCACCACGCGCGATGCGCTGACGCTGGCCAGTAATGAGCTGTTTTCACTGATTGGCAGCGGCGCTATTAAAGTCGATGTGCCGGAGCAGCAGAAGTTCGCACTGGAGGATGCGCAGCAGGCGCACAAAACGCTGGAAGGACGCGGCACACAGGGCTCAAGCCTGTTGATTCCCTGA
- the pspG gene encoding envelope stress response protein PspG, with the protein MEILFVLGFFLMLLLTGISLLGIVAALVVATFVMLFGGMLVIVIKMLPWLALAVVAVWIYRAYKKPKSKADRWLSR; encoded by the coding sequence ATGGAAATCCTGTTTGTGCTCGGCTTCTTCCTGATGCTGCTGCTGACTGGCATTTCGCTGCTGGGTATCGTCGCCGCGCTGGTAGTAGCGACGTTTGTGATGCTGTTTGGCGGCATGCTGGTTATTGTTATAAAAATGTTGCCGTGGCTGGCGCTGGCAGTGGTTGCGGTCTGGATATATCGCGCTTACAAAAAGCCAAAGTCTAAAGCAGACCGGTGGTTATCACGTTAA
- a CDS encoding LysR family transcriptional regulator: protein MNLNTYKYFNEVAAAGSIRRAADRLHVAPSAISRQIALLEHSLGIMLIERSNTGIQLTPAGMMLERYTRKMVRDLDRIHEAIKNLKGLRQGEVKIWVIEAVVQAVLPRIMTEFNEIYPAIKFSINTESSDRTIEAIINDEIDIGIVFNLGNRPSVEVIKQCPAPVQCLVSPGHPLAHHHSVSLEEICSWPIALPVSSFGLRQTFDKVTRAQHLVPQSIVNTNNLELTKAMAIAGRTLTIGPELIATKEIEHNLLRAIPIDNDAMRAATIEICVHRDRSLSFAAHHFLKLVCREFS, encoded by the coding sequence GTGAATTTAAATACTTATAAATATTTCAATGAAGTAGCCGCCGCAGGATCGATCCGCCGTGCAGCCGATCGGTTACACGTTGCACCATCGGCTATCAGCCGCCAGATCGCCTTATTAGAACACAGTCTGGGTATCATGCTGATTGAACGCAGCAATACCGGAATTCAGTTAACGCCTGCGGGCATGATGCTTGAACGCTATACCCGAAAAATGGTTCGGGATCTGGACCGCATTCATGAAGCTATCAAAAATCTGAAAGGGCTGCGCCAGGGAGAGGTAAAAATCTGGGTGATCGAGGCAGTGGTTCAGGCGGTTCTGCCGCGCATTATGACTGAATTCAACGAAATTTATCCCGCCATCAAATTTTCCATTAACACTGAATCTTCAGACCGCACCATTGAAGCCATTATCAATGATGAAATTGATATTGGCATTGTATTTAACCTGGGCAATCGCCCCAGTGTTGAAGTTATTAAGCAGTGTCCTGCTCCCGTTCAGTGTCTGGTGTCGCCGGGGCATCCACTCGCCCACCATCACTCCGTAAGTCTGGAAGAGATCTGCTCCTGGCCCATAGCGCTACCTGTTTCCAGCTTCGGCCTGCGACAGACGTTCGACAAAGTGACCCGCGCCCAGCATCTGGTACCGCAATCCATTGTGAATACCAACAACCTTGAACTCACTAAGGCGATGGCCATTGCGGGCCGTACCCTCACCATCGGTCCTGAACTGATCGCGACCAAGGAAATTGAACACAATTTGCTTCGTGCCATTCCCATTGATAACGATGCGATGCGTGCGGCCACGATCGAGATCTGTGTGCATCGTGACCGCTCGCTCTCATTTGCCGCGCATCACTTCCTCAAGCTGGTCTGCCGGGAATTCAGTTAG
- a CDS encoding alpha/beta fold hydrolase — MPNVMTNGINTHYEMCGSGPALIFVSGLGGTAAYWKPQLEAFSKRFTVITYDQRGAGTSDHPEGPYSIETLVDDLQSLIRTLKLARPLLVGHSTGGAIGQHLAARDPDLLAGMVLYASWAKSDRHFNWCFRMRRALLVGSPLEEYVHGSALFLYPPEHVNTHAEVLSPALLASVASFPQREIILSRIDAIMDHDATAVLAAIQTPTLVICAQDDILTPPYQSRLLAEAIPNAQLEIVPRGGHSFSETETVLFNKITFDFLVGVRQLTN; from the coding sequence ATGCCGAACGTCATGACTAACGGGATAAACACGCATTATGAAATGTGTGGATCGGGTCCGGCCCTGATCTTTGTCTCCGGGCTGGGCGGCACGGCCGCCTACTGGAAACCGCAGCTTGAAGCCTTCAGCAAACGCTTCACGGTCATCACCTATGACCAGCGTGGCGCGGGCACCTCCGATCATCCTGAAGGTCCTTACAGCATCGAAACGCTGGTGGACGACCTGCAATCGCTGATTAGGACGCTGAAGCTGGCGCGTCCGCTGCTGGTTGGACACTCGACGGGTGGCGCAATCGGTCAACACCTTGCTGCCCGCGATCCCGATCTGCTGGCAGGGATGGTGCTGTACGCCAGCTGGGCTAAATCAGACAGGCACTTTAACTGGTGTTTCCGCATGCGCCGCGCTCTGCTGGTTGGCAGCCCGCTGGAAGAGTATGTCCACGGCAGCGCGCTGTTTCTCTATCCGCCTGAGCATGTGAATACGCATGCGGAGGTGCTGTCGCCGGCTCTGCTCGCTTCTGTCGCCAGCTTCCCACAGCGCGAGATCATCCTGAGCCGCATTGACGCCATTATGGATCACGACGCCACCGCCGTGCTGGCCGCCATTCAGACACCCACGCTGGTGATCTGTGCACAGGACGACATTCTGACGCCGCCTTATCAGTCACGGCTGCTGGCGGAAGCCATCCCGAATGCGCAACTGGAAATCGTGCCCCGGGGCGGGCACAGCTTTTCAGAGACTGAAACGGTTCTGTTCAACAAAATTACGTTCGACTTCCTGGTGGGCGTCCGTCAGCTAACAAATTGA
- a CDS encoding LLM class flavin-dependent oxidoreductase — MSGNDNCNVEFGVFLPVGNGGWITSTTSPQLPATYDYNKEVTILAEQLGFDFALSMAKWRGYGGPSRHWDVTLESLTTMAGLAEATSRIGVWGTVHTMVFHPAVVAKMTAVLDQISKGRFGLNIVSGSNPTDQGQMGLWMDLDHAERYELAAEWLTVLKRLWTEDRVDHQGKHYQLTDCMSNPKPASPPPIICAGASDRGFLFTMEHCTGSFMLGSDHDDFIKTGLRAKELAAQQGKPDFKTYGLFTIVPGATDAEAQERVKLFDSGVDTIALDNQTREYSGDKSFKQNTMAQRFVSQGEQRNSMTRAALVGSPETIGNKLAAIVKGAQLDGVTVIVPDFIDDLRIVGTEVLEILELNGVNTNARAYQKSVKS, encoded by the coding sequence ATGTCTGGTAATGACAATTGTAACGTTGAGTTTGGTGTATTTCTTCCGGTCGGCAATGGCGGCTGGATCACCTCAACCACCAGTCCGCAGCTTCCGGCGACCTACGACTACAACAAAGAGGTCACGATCCTGGCCGAGCAGTTGGGGTTCGATTTCGCCCTGTCGATGGCGAAGTGGCGTGGCTACGGCGGCCCTTCCCGTCACTGGGATGTCACGCTGGAAAGTCTGACCACCATGGCGGGTCTGGCTGAAGCCACCAGCCGCATCGGCGTCTGGGGCACCGTTCATACCATGGTGTTCCACCCGGCAGTCGTCGCCAAAATGACCGCTGTGCTCGATCAGATCTCCAAAGGGCGCTTCGGACTGAATATTGTTTCGGGCTCGAACCCCACCGATCAGGGTCAGATGGGGCTGTGGATGGACCTGGATCATGCTGAGCGCTACGAGCTGGCGGCGGAATGGCTGACCGTGTTAAAGCGTCTCTGGACGGAAGATCGTGTCGACCATCAGGGCAAGCATTATCAGCTGACGGACTGCATGTCTAACCCCAAACCCGCCTCACCGCCGCCGATTATCTGTGCGGGCGCCTCCGACCGCGGTTTCCTGTTTACCATGGAGCACTGCACCGGCAGCTTTATGCTGGGCTCTGACCATGACGACTTCATCAAAACTGGCCTGCGCGCTAAAGAGCTGGCTGCACAACAGGGCAAGCCGGATTTCAAAACTTACGGGCTGTTCACCATTGTGCCTGGTGCTACTGATGCGGAAGCTCAGGAGCGCGTGAAGCTGTTCGATTCGGGGGTTGACACCATCGCGCTGGATAACCAGACCCGCGAATACTCCGGCGACAAGAGTTTTAAGCAGAACACCATGGCTCAGCGGTTCGTCTCGCAAGGCGAGCAGCGCAACTCCATGACGCGTGCGGCGCTGGTAGGCTCCCCGGAAACCATCGGCAACAAGCTGGCAGCAATCGTTAAGGGCGCGCAGCTTGATGGCGTAACGGTAATTGTACCGGATTTCATTGATGATCTGCGCATCGTGGGCACGGAAGTACTGGAAATACTGGAGCTAAACGGCGTTAACACCAACGCCCGAGCGTATCAGAAGTCGGTAAAGAGCTGA
- a CDS encoding BMP family protein, giving the protein MKMKMMLAFAVSAAMGCASVTYADESKPRVAALFTQTVTQGSWDMAGYAAFRSMATKEGFTPSYLEHTTYESAPSVLRQLASDGVKLIIAHSSGYSAAIKEVAPSFPNTQFVLYSYESSTNNLPNYSAWSVDWDEYGFVLGVLAATASKTGHIAVISGEPIPSAERTVQFIKKGAAYANPKVVVDSAYVGSFTDVARAKEIATGAIARGADFVIPSADTADAGIQQAADEEGVLTIGSYTDQAKSFPNSVMTSTVMNFDKSYADIGKHCADHQLGNRIVTENLATKGWTLAKPFAHVDKEVEEKVFKVIDDLKAGKIKIEE; this is encoded by the coding sequence ATGAAAATGAAAATGATGTTAGCTTTTGCGGTTTCCGCTGCCATGGGTTGTGCTTCCGTTACTTACGCGGATGAGAGTAAACCGCGCGTGGCTGCCTTGTTTACTCAGACCGTGACGCAGGGCTCATGGGATATGGCGGGCTATGCGGCGTTCAGGTCGATGGCGACTAAAGAGGGCTTTACCCCCAGCTATCTGGAACACACCACCTATGAGTCCGCGCCTTCAGTGTTGCGCCAGCTGGCCTCTGATGGTGTAAAGCTGATTATTGCCCACTCCTCCGGCTATTCGGCGGCAATCAAAGAAGTGGCCCCTTCCTTCCCCAACACGCAGTTCGTGCTCTACTCCTATGAAAGCTCCACCAACAACCTGCCAAACTACTCGGCGTGGTCGGTTGACTGGGATGAATACGGCTTTGTGCTGGGCGTGCTGGCGGCAACGGCCAGTAAAACCGGCCATATTGCAGTGATCAGCGGCGAACCGATCCCTTCTGCAGAGCGTACCGTGCAGTTCATCAAAAAAGGCGCGGCTTACGCCAATCCCAAAGTGGTGGTGGACTCTGCCTATGTAGGCTCCTTTACTGATGTTGCCCGCGCGAAAGAGATTGCTACCGGCGCTATCGCTCGCGGCGCGGATTTTGTCATTCCTTCTGCAGATACTGCCGATGCGGGCATTCAGCAGGCAGCGGATGAAGAAGGCGTGCTGACGATTGGCTCTTACACCGATCAAGCCAAATCCTTTCCCAACTCTGTGATGACCTCCACGGTGATGAACTTTGATAAATCCTATGCGGATATCGGTAAACACTGCGCTGACCATCAGCTCGGCAACCGTATTGTGACCGAAAATTTAGCCACTAAGGGCTGGACGCTCGCTAAACCTTTTGCCCATGTCGACAAAGAGGTTGAGGAGAAAGTGTTCAAGGTTATTGATGACCTTAAGGCCGGCAAAATCAAGATTGAGGAGTAA